From Haloarcula sp. CBA1127, a single genomic window includes:
- a CDS encoding Na+/H+ antiporter NhaC family protein — MVEGIAAGPWSIVPALVAIGLAWYTRDALIGLFVGIVITGVLVGALHPQAVGVPSDLITAGGEVATVQPQAEDGSPWTVGVGGIVLGGIFGLKLVPEIIATAPLFGEWYVKNVLLAIFAIGGLIGLMIRAGAIQGVLEALVARADSAADAEKAAFLAGIAIHIDDYFNCLVVGSMMRPLTDKFDVSRAKLAYYVDSAGSPASRLAFYSTWGAAMVGFIGGGLVEAQRQGTLPSGMTNFVNTGGEQVTAATGAVWPLFFNTLFTGFYSWIALGLAGLVAWQVVPNIYGMGTEESRARNEGKVVGDDADPMISAEMDEYEVSETATPDWRNFAWPILTMIVVGLGAMFWRASPVIYVKGKEGMGATLLQLGSWQLITPPSGPWAFNIGGVQLGLASFSALIVGFLLYRWKGDIPSNDDATDAMMVGFKGILLAAVILMFASSIQNAVTILGVSSFVTNVFGGVPAFIIPVGVFLVTSFVSFSDGSSWSTYGIMFPIAIPLAFSTGANLPLVLGAVFSGGIFGDHTSPISDTTVLASSTSGSDHMVHVRSQAPYALMAAGIAAALFLVFGLVLPEGFRVIPY, encoded by the coding sequence ATGGTTGAGGGAATCGCGGCTGGACCGTGGTCGATTGTTCCAGCGCTCGTCGCCATCGGTCTCGCCTGGTACACCCGAGACGCGCTTATCGGGCTGTTCGTAGGTATCGTCATCACAGGCGTGCTTGTCGGCGCATTACACCCACAGGCAGTGGGGGTCCCGTCGGACCTGATCACCGCTGGCGGTGAGGTGGCGACCGTCCAGCCACAGGCCGAGGACGGCAGTCCCTGGACAGTCGGCGTCGGTGGCATCGTGCTTGGCGGCATCTTTGGGCTGAAGCTCGTTCCGGAGATCATCGCCACGGCCCCGCTGTTCGGAGAGTGGTACGTCAAGAACGTCCTGCTCGCCATCTTCGCCATCGGCGGGCTGATCGGACTGATGATCCGAGCCGGGGCGATTCAGGGCGTGCTGGAGGCGCTGGTGGCGCGAGCCGACTCCGCCGCAGACGCGGAAAAAGCCGCGTTTCTGGCGGGTATCGCAATCCACATTGACGACTACTTCAACTGCCTCGTGGTCGGCTCGATGATGCGGCCGCTGACGGACAAGTTCGACGTGTCACGGGCCAAACTGGCCTACTACGTCGACTCAGCGGGGTCACCAGCGTCCCGACTTGCGTTCTACTCGACGTGGGGCGCTGCGATGGTTGGCTTCATCGGAGGTGGCCTCGTCGAGGCACAGCGTCAGGGAACGCTGCCGTCCGGGATGACAAACTTCGTGAACACCGGCGGCGAGCAGGTCACCGCGGCGACCGGCGCCGTCTGGCCGCTGTTTTTCAACACGCTGTTTACCGGCTTCTACTCGTGGATCGCGCTCGGCCTCGCTGGCCTCGTCGCGTGGCAAGTCGTGCCAAACATCTACGGGATGGGGACCGAAGAGTCCCGAGCGAGAAACGAAGGGAAGGTCGTCGGCGACGACGCTGACCCGATGATTTCCGCGGAGATGGACGAATACGAGGTGTCCGAAACCGCCACGCCGGACTGGCGGAACTTCGCCTGGCCGATCCTCACGATGATTGTCGTCGGCCTCGGCGCGATGTTCTGGCGGGCCAGCCCCGTCATCTACGTCAAGGGGAAGGAAGGGATGGGGGCTACACTGCTCCAGCTCGGCAGTTGGCAGCTAATCACGCCGCCGAGCGGTCCTTGGGCGTTTAATATCGGCGGCGTCCAGCTCGGTCTCGCCTCGTTCTCAGCACTCATCGTCGGCTTCCTGCTGTATCGCTGGAAGGGCGACATCCCGTCGAACGACGACGCCACCGACGCGATGATGGTCGGCTTCAAGGGCATCCTCCTTGCGGCCGTCATCCTGATGTTCGCCAGTTCCATCCAGAACGCGGTGACGATACTCGGCGTCTCGTCGTTCGTGACGAACGTCTTTGGCGGCGTGCCGGCGTTCATCATTCCGGTGGGCGTCTTCCTCGTAACCTCCTTCGTCAGCTTCTCCGATGGGTCATCGTGGTCGACCTACGGCATCATGTTCCCCATCGCCATCCCGCTGGCATTCTCGACGGGCGCGAACCTCCCGCTGGTCCTCGGCGCGGTGTTCAGCGGTGGCATCTTCGGTGACCACACCTCGCCAATCAGCGACACGACTGTTCTCGCGTCGTCGACCAGCGGGAGCGACCACATGGTCCACGTCAGGAGTCAGGCACCCTACGCCCTCATGGCGGCGGGTATCGCGGCCGCGCTGTTCCTCGTGTTCGGGCTGGTGCTTCCAGAAGGCTTCCGCGTCATCCCGTACTGA